One genomic region from Amia ocellicauda isolate fAmiCal2 chromosome 4, fAmiCal2.hap1, whole genome shotgun sequence encodes:
- the LOC136748243 gene encoding uncharacterized protein LOC136748243, with product MEASDDPPPPSQAEKENKRRSGPPPSSAPACRFFSQGRHCQFGRRCRFLHQREEDEHTLQGLENRLERVEDGGAAGCKKLEDGGQGAGHNSTQTHRESSRDVAGGGHQPCPQPRSASGRRERARKPCRYFLSGYCAMEDRCRFWHPEQLPSLEDPRSASERVTPKEPVARPMVVQDVVKLSELTSEIAMQLRNTEINQLTKRFPKDKLIIQEREDGQLTYYRVTVQPTDPDWPFDLKDIDIMVSFPQMYPQEVFTLDIPEDQDLPSIMGRYVCQASQEWLLGKHATNELMGKVELLFRPFLRWLDRNMERLFTEGARLLKRDIDAERSGIEFVPYQQLQVAASSEETAEDLDENLSSDDGDSDAESYSGSEEDGEDGGGVEGTPPGEECSAGEATSHPVENVKSVAPRKGTEVKLMGLQLGEGTATVVASEITVSLQCNRCKVTADLTLRGELPCTAQCEKCSASIIAAFRPSMLHHYSSVLGFLDITGAVPVDLVLQDCELLVGCLSCSQEGPLQNVPYGQMKEVNCQHCHSKLSILVESTTFQLIQPRNRTGQKDSLQNRQKRFPRDPAVQLGKPLPEKGTCKHFKQSHRWLRFSCCGRAYPCDACHDEDQDHGMEMATRMICGFCAKEQPYNNGKPCVSCGSMMTRGSHSSHWEGGLGCRNKVKMSRNDRQKYSNLSKAVSRKSKTAQK from the exons ATGGAGGCCAGTGACGACCCTCCCCCGCCCTCCCAGGCAGAGAAGGAGAACAAGAGGCGCTCCGGTCCGCCGCCCAGCAGCGCCCCCGCCTGCCGCTTCTTCTCCCAGGGCAGGCACTGTCAGTTCGGGAGGAGGTGTCGGTTCTTGCACCAGAGAGAGGAGGACGAGCACACTTTGCAGGGGCTGGAAAACAGGCTGGAGAGAGTGGAAGACGGGGGAGCTGCAGGGTGTAAGAAACTGGAGGATGGTGGCCAGGGTGCTGGACACAACtccacacagacgcacagagaaAGCTCCAGAGATGTGGCAGGAGGTGGCCACCAGCCTTGCCCCCAACCCAGGAGTGCCTCgggcaggagagagagggcCAGAAAACCATGCCGCTACTTCCTGTCAGGCTACTGCGCCATGGAGGACAGGTGTCGCTTCTGGCACCCTGAGCAGTTGCCTTCTCTTGAGGATCCCAGAAGTGCCAGTGAGAGGGTGACCCCCAAGGAGCCCGTCGCCCGGCCCATGGTCGTCCAGGATGTGGTGAAGCTGAGCGAGCTGACGTCCGAGATCGCCATGCAACTGCGAAACACGGAGATCAACCAGCTGACCAAGCGCTTCCCCAAGGACAAACTGATCATCCAGGAGAGAGAAGATGGACAGCTGACCTATTACAGAGTTACAGTGCAGCCAACTGACCCCGACTGG CCCTTTGACCTGAAAGACATTGACATCATGGTTAGCTTCCCACAGATGTATCCTCAAGAG GTGTTCACACTAGACATTCCTGAAGATCAGGATTTACCATCTATTATGGGAAG ATATGTGTGCCAGGCATCACAGGAGTGGCTGCTAGGCAAACATGCCACCAATGAGCTGATGGGAAAGGTGGAGCTGCTATTTCGCCCCTTCCTGCGCTGGCTGGACCGCAACATGGAGAGACTGTTCACGGAGGGAGCCAGGCTG CTGAAGAGGGACATAGATGCCGAGCGATCAGGAATCGAGTTTGTTCCATATCAGCAGCTTCAGGTAGCGGCCAGCAGTGAGGAAACCGCGGAGGACCTTGACGAGAACCTCAGCAGTGATGACGGAGACAGTGATGCCGAGAGCTACAGTGGCTCCGAGGAAGACGGGGAGGATGGCGGCGGTGTCGAGGGTACCCCCCCGGGTGAGGAATGCTCTGCAGGGGAGGCAACAAGCCACCCTGTGGAGAATGTGAAGAGTGTGGCGCCAAGGAAGGGCACTGAGGTGAAGTTGATGGGCCTACAGCTGGGTGAAGGGACGGCCACTGTGGTCGCCAGTGAGATAACCGTGTCCCTGCAGTGCAACAG GTGTAAAGTGACGGCTGACCTGACGCTGAGAGGGGAGCTGCCGTGCACAGCGCAGTGCGAGAAGTGCAGTGCCTCTATCATCGCAGCTTTCCGCCCCAGCATGTTGCACCATTACAGCTCTGTCCTGGGCTTTCTGGACATCACCGGTGCTGTCCCCGTGGACCTGGTCCTGCAGGACTGCGAGCTGCTGGTGGGCTGCCTTAGCTGTTCTCAGGAAGGGCCACTGCAG AATGTGCCCTATGGTCAGATGAAGGAGGTGAACTGTCAGCACTGTCACAGCAAGCTGAGCATCCTAGTGGAGAGCACGACGTTCCAACTCATCCAGCCCAGAAATCGGACAG GGCAGAAGGACTCTCTGCAGAACAGGCAGAAGCGCTTCCCCAGAGACCCTGCAGTCCAGCTTGGGAAACCCCTACCTGAGAAAGGCACTTGCAAACACTTCAAGCAGAGTCACCGCTGGCTACG GTTCTCCTGCTGTGGCAGGGCTTACCCCTGTGATGCCTGCCATGATGAGGACCAGGATCATGGGATGGAGATGGCCACCAGGATGATCTGTGGCTTCTGTGCCAAAGAGCAG CCCTACAACAATGGGAAACCATGCGTCTCTTGTGGAAGCATGATGACAAGGGGGTCACATTCCAGTCACTGGGAAGGAGGTCTGGGCTGCAGGAACAAAGTGAAAATGAGCAG GAATGACCGTCAAAAGTATTCTAACTTATCAAAAGCTGTGTCCCGGAAATCAAAGACTGCGCAGAAATGA